Below is a window of Xiphophorus maculatus strain JP 163 A chromosome 19, X_maculatus-5.0-male, whole genome shotgun sequence DNA.
TCCAGTCCAGGATGAAGTTGCTGTTGTCGGTGACGACGGGACCCTGCAAGCCAGAAAGCACACAGCCTGGTTCCGCTCAGAGTGAAAGGAGCAGCGAAAGCCCGACTGCGTCACCTAACCCGGGTCTCTGGACGTGTCTGCACTCGACATCAGTGGACATCAGTGGACCACCGCTGGTCATTTTTAGAGtttaagtacaaaaaaaaaaagaaaattgcaattttctttgttccccccttttttcctctcaaaaacaaattgcaaatgacaaaaaaaatattttacaaaacttgCTTTCATTTCAACCATCCCTTCTGGAAGTTGATCTgaagtccaaataaatacacGCTGCAAAACAAGATGGTAGACATCACTCCATTCTACAAAAATAGGAGTGAAATGgtagacaaagaaaaagaaaaccaaacagattTTCTAGAAGTTAAATCTTTATCaacagaaaatttgattaatgGATCAAATCGATTAATAGGCCAGCCTCAGGTTAGATACTTTCCATTTTAGGGTCCCGATGAATATTTCCACTTTAAGATAAACTAGTTGTTTTTATATCATGGCATTTGAACACAAATGCTGGTCACCGTTTTATTTACCATAAAGTCGTCCCACTTTTTCTATGACTATTATTCCCACTTGCTAAAAGTAAATCTGTCTCCTAAAATGGACTCGATTGTTCATGTATTCAGGTTCAGAGTCTGGTTGAGGATCAGGGCGTTTTGTGCTGCAGCTAATAAAACCATCAATCACATCATcagaacattttgatgtgtagaATCCTTAATGATTCCACATCAGATATGTTCAGTCAGACCTTTTCCAGAGGAATTTATCatgtttattaatacaaaaagaaaatgctaatgATGCTCAGATTAGCATAAGTTTTAGCTcaaatgctgcagaaatgtAAGAAGCTAATGTTTCCAATATCTGAAATCTAtttctttaaatggaaaattagaCAGTATGCTGTGTATGCCAGCTCTAATAAAATAATCTGGATTGTGAATGAGAGTAATTCTGAATTTCCTGTAAGCCTCCTGTCCTGAAACCTGCCTGGTCATAATCTGTCCTTACCTCAGAAGAcccttcatcatcatcaacatcatcatcGTCCCTGCTGCTGGCCTCTGATCTAATGTCTCCTCCCTGACTTTGCTCTTTCTAttgtgacaataaagatttctttaaaataatgtaaaagaaaaaaaaaaacaatagtgaGCACAGAAATGAAAGAGGATCAGGTTTATTCCTGGGGTTAAAGAACCAGCAAGGGATGGAACGCAGCATGGgcaggaaaaagaagaaaataatacataaaaagacATATTCTGATGAATTATTTGTGTTCTACTTACAACGAAATCTAACTTAATACTGAATCAAAATTGAATCAACTTGTGACTCAAAATTGAATTGAGGTTCTTACCAGTCTTAATTTCCAGAAATAATTTGCAACCTTAGACTGAAAATTAAACTGGAAAGAGATTAACACCACTGAAAGAACTCatgtgaaaacaacaagaaaagtACTTCTGCAAGAGAcgcaaaagagagaaagaaagattgATCCTACTTACTGCTTTACTGACTGCCATCCTTAAATTGACCTCCCCTCCGAAGCGCTTAGCTATCACCCTGGAGACGGGAACGTACGCCATGGGGATGACCTCAATGGGAACACCCTTCCTCCACTGCTCCCCCAGAGCTCTGGAATCCTTTCTGGGACgccaaaaaaaaatttaaaaatttccGTGAGCCAAGAGTCTTTAAAAACTGGGAAAACAATTCCCACCACTCTTACTAGCCGATGCAGACCTGTAGTCAGCAATGATGACGAAACATTTCGAGTTGCCAGCGACAATCTTCTCCTGAGTGAGACAGCCGCTGCAAAACGGAGAGAGGACGGGTCAGAAAGGTCGGCGGGCCTCGAGCCGAGCCGTCCGCAGCAGAACACGCTCACCCGCCGCCTTTGATCAGCGTGAGCTCGGCGTCCACTTCGTCCGCGCCGTCGATCGCCACGTCCAGCTGAGCACAGGAAGCACACAGTTACTGCTGCGTTTGGCTTCCACCGGCATAACGCCAACAATCGTCATACCTCTGGGTGTCTTTCCAGGTCCGACAGCGCCAGGCCGTGCTGCAGAATCAGCTGCCGAGCCTGTGGGAGGAGAGAGCGCTTCGGTTTGAGTTCACCACAGGGCGGTGCTGCTAAACTCAGAAAGAATGGGTAGAGGTGAACACACAGCGGCCGTTTCGTCAATGATAGAGAAGAAAGTAATGTCCTCTTGTGTTTTTGGTGAGGTGAGGTCCTGCTTTAATTAACCGTGGAATTTTATTGTCCTCACGTCCATGACTGAAGACAAAACTGGTCCAGTACCAATGAGGATGAGGGCTGAACCGACAAAATTCATTTTGGTAGATTGTCGATCGGCCGGTAGTTACGTGAAACCGACCTCGTCTGTctcagcaaaggtctgaaaataaGACAGAGGGCAGACTGACAGACAACgtcatgtctgcatgtgtgAGGTTAACagttgccaactcagcaactttgtcgcaatatttatttagctacttttcaggaaaaaaaaaagaaaaaagaaatattggtACCGCCCGAAAATCAGAATGGGCTGGCCATCgtttttaaatatcagtgatCGGCCAAAAAGTCGTAATCGGTGCAGCCCTAccataaacaatttaaaaaatgattaggTTACACCATGTCGCCCACTGTGGAAGATTAATACCAGAACATAACGACAGTCTAAACCTGGCGCAGTGGataattaatcacatgataaattaaaattagctcaataattttcattctgatgattcatattttttgaaggacaattctGTTTTCAGAGACatcataatctattttatttatggtttcggTTGTGTGTGGGcgttatttctttttcatttatcgTTTCTGGTTTTTCCGTTTTATTCTGAATATTTAGAACATCTTGCATCGTGGAGTGTTTTCTActaaattaaagtaaatctAGAACAGTTATTGAGAGGGACAACTTGCATTATTGTTATGCCATGATCAATATCTCTTGAAAACAGTCTCATAACAACAACATTGCAATCAtttctgggataatttatcGTCCTGCAATATTTTTTATCGTGACAGGCTCAACTCTAAACCACTCTGCTCTGTGGAAACGTTTGAGCAAGACGTGGTTATCATGTGGCAACTTCTTCAGAGCATTTGTGAACACATGAGCGTTCACGTCGCTGAGTCAAGTGAGACTTGAGTGTTTTGGGTACTTTGACTGACCTGGAAGGAGGTGGGCACACACACGATGTTGAGCTTTTCCTGTCGAACTCTCTCGGCTGTGTTCGGACgacacacagaaaacagatgGAGAGAGACAGAATTCAAGGGGCAATTTTAAAAACGGAACCGAATCCTGTTCAACCGTTCAGTTCTGTTGTGAACAAGGAAGAATGTGCAGAAGTAACAGTTTcttaactaaaataaacatcGCTATCAGCTCCACTCTAATCTACTACATTCCACTGCATACGGAGGTGGAATGTAGTAGATGTACATTAACCTGATGCAACTTTAACTAGATGGAATTTCAGGGGCTTAATTTTCAGTTACACATTAAAGCTTATGGAGGCTTTACTCACCTAACCGGTCCACAGCATACACGATGGTCGACCCACTACCCACTCCCACCACCTGATTGTTCTGGAAATGAGACAACCCATTCaaccattttatattttacacatttaaagatcAGCAAATACGTACATGCATATAAAATTGTCTTTGCATACAGTATTTCCACTTCCAGTGCTTTccgaaagtattcacaccccttaatGTGTTTTCAACACTTTGTAATGTAATCATATTGTTAACCAAACCTAATCTAACTAAACTGTTGTGTACTTAGTCCTTAAAGCAAAACCGAGTTAGCTCAACAAGTCCGCATAACACTCAGCTAAGTCGCTTTAAAATCCTCCAAGTTAGATAACATCAATACAGCAACATGGCATAATGTGCATTTATCTGAATTAGGCTAACTATGCTAACAGGCTGAGCTAGCGGCTGTACTTCACACACATTTCAAGGAAAATATGAACATGTCTGCTTGTTAGCTAACAGTACCTGGACGTTGTTGTCCACGGCAGAGTACGCTGCTAGCTTCTTCGCCTCCTCTGCCATGTTGACGGCTGCAGACTGACTGAACCTGAGCACGTGTGTGCGACAGCAAAGGGAggatggaggagaagaagaagacgaagaagaagcagcaggagcagcagctgtgAGCTTACGGAGGAACACCCGCCTCTGGAGGGTCATGACCCGCAGCCCCCCCAAACCAACACGACACACACACGTGCCAGCGCGCGCGGACGGACTCGCAGTCAGACAGAAAGCCCCACCCACTGCTGGTCACGTATTAATGGCTGTTTTCATGTACTGCCTGCTTTGTAGCGGTTCGTAGGCAATGCGCGCAAGTTAGGTGAAACAGCGACGCCACGTGGAcgctgcaaaacaaacatgcgCCGCAGtagcattttatttgattgCATTAGTGATATACTACACAGGAACAccacaaaaaagagagagaacgaaatcacacattttaaacagtGCTTCAGGTTGAATATCAAAATGGACCCCAAATGGACGACAAAATACGGATTAGGAGCCCCTCTTCCTGTTAATGACGACGATACATCGAACGTATGATGACGGCATCTGTGAGAGGGGGGCAAGTTTAATTGGCCGAGCTTAAAATGCCATCAGTGATAATTGGCTATTATTTGCAGAGAAGTATTTATTATCAAACGGAGCTCAAAgacaaagattaaactcatagcgtcaccttgttgccatggtaacacaacaactATGATGACTATTCTGTTTGAGTAAACAATTCCTTTCGAGCTTAAATCTatatgtcaaaacattttttttaatatgctgAAACTATTCACTAAATGTTAATAGTTTTCTTATTATCAACAAAGAGAATGATGTGGAGGTCTCGACGCGCCTGTCCCGGGTCGGCTTCCGTCCCCCCCCCGTCCCTtttctctgcctccttcctctcggattactgtcaaataaaatcagttatagtcttttttttttcctaaattgtttgtttttcttcaaacttttttaaaggacaaattaaacaaatgtagcCTGAAGACTCGCACCACACTTgacaaagcattttaaatgcaaaactaaatgtgtcatttttagtatatttgtctaaaatattttaaatattttattgctccTCAGTCAGTCAAGGTCCGTATATCTTTGTAAATAAAGAACCAACTGTGGTAACACCCTCCATCACAGTAAGCAAAAACATGGAGGTGAAGATGAAAAATTATATGAATAACACTATTCAGCTGAAGTTCACTGGAGAGGCAAATTCAATTTCTAAGGTAATTCACTGTGCATCTTGTCCTTTCAGCACATTTCCATAGGTAATTGCAGAATTGCGAAGAGACACCGCTATGATAATCACAGACTAGCTTTCTAATGTTTCTAAAGTCTGTGACAAGTACTTcgttcaaaaagtattttttttaaaaagtcacatgaGGAACATCATGGAGGTGTAGCAGCAGCGTTTTTAATCCTTGTATTTAATGAAACAGTTGaagcagaaatagaaaaagtGAGAGATCCGGGGTTTGTTTTTGCGTCAAAACAAAGATTGCAGTTTACTAGAAACTGAAGTAATatggttgctttttttttcttcctatatGTTTGTCTTagaatgtttcagatcatcaaactatTTTAAGTGTTAGACAaagataattattattatgaacagaaaaaaatccaaccctACAGTGGTTgcctaaaaatatctgaaagtgGTTGGGTCGGCCTTAGTAACAACAACCGTAACCAAACGTTTGCGACGAGTCGTTGCAGAATTGTCGTAATTCAGCCACACTGGAGGGTTTTTAAGCATGAGTCCCCTTTTTGAAGCCATGCCACAGCATTTCAATTGGATCCAGGTCAGGACTTTAATTAGGCCACTAAGTCATGTTGTTCTCCTTACACCTGTTCAGACCTGAACCTGCTGGTGTGTTTTGGGTCATCATCCAGCTGCAGAACCCAGGTTGGTTTCACCGACAGATGGCCAGATGGAAGGTCTCCTTCAGGATGCTTAGGTGGACAGAAGGATTCATGGTTCCTCCTggtcctgaagcagcaaaatGGCCCCTGAgcatcacactgccaccaccatgtcttaCTGTTGGTATGATGCTCCCTTCAGAAATAGTGTTATTTTTATGTGGGaggaatgaaggaaggaagaaaggacagagagaacaaaaagatggaaataaggaaagaagagaaagaggaaagatGGAAGAATATaaagagaaaggaaggaaataagAACAGAAGAGAAAGACAGAGGAAAGAAGGAGcgaggaaagaaggaaaaaagagggaaagaaatgaagaagggagaaagagagaggaaggaaaaggagtgaagatggaaggaaggagggagttaggaaagaaggaagaagagTGGAAAAGAGgggaagaaattaaagaaaaggaaggaaagaaagaaaagaaggaagtgagacagaaggaaggaaggatggaaaGATAAGGAAAGAAGGAGAGAGGAAGGAATGAAGAAAGGAAGgacagaagaagagagaaaaggaacAACAGAAGAAACTGCTAATAACTTTATGTAGCAGTTTTAATATTGTTACCAAAAAGTTATCAGAGTGACGACATCgatgtaaatattaacatcacTACTACTTTTATTTGGCAAACAGCTTGAGTTTCTCTTTTTCGGTAtacagtttatatatatttatatatatatactatagtAAACCAACACATTCTGTTTGATAAtcattttttctcagatttataCATATTACAGCTTACAAATATAGCTGAtctttttgacaaaattacaGATTCTGTTTCCGACACCTAAATTAGTATGCtattataaaaaaatcacacGTCATACATTCATGATTAGAAAAGGTAGGGCTATACGAAATCAGGAAAAGAATGAACGAAAACGAAAAACAACCACAGTTTACGCCAAATTTCCCATCGGGAGGACCGGGGCAGTCGAAGGTTTTCCACGAGTAGAATGTCTTTCGCTCCGAATTCGACCGGCGAGTCCTCTGAGAGGAGTCTGCTGCTACTCCGAACAAAATCACCGGCACAGTGAGGATATCGAGGAACAACAACAATACCGCCACGTAGGGAGAAGAATCAGTAAATCTCTGCTCTCAGTCGGAACTTAGAAACTAACCATGACGAACgtttgattaaaaactaaactttgcATCGCAGTACTCCTTTACAGCCCGGCATCTCCTTTCATTTCTCGCTCTGTCCATCGGCGCAGTCTTAAGGCTTCGATTTTCTTTCACGCCTCGCGATCCGCAGCGCGAGACGTCGGCTGAAGTTGGACATCTTTCTTACGGTTTGTAGGACACAGTTGAACAGGACTGCGTGAAGGGAGCTGCCgtttaaaaccaacaaaaccagAATAAAACCCAGAACTGGCGCTGCTGACGGgcaaattttttgtttctctttttttgctccTCGATGTGTGAAATCACCGAATCAGCTGGGCGGGTTGGACTGAAAAGGTGctgctttgttaaaaaaagaaaaaagacagctGGCCTGTCATTGCTTCAATCCCAAAATTGCCCCCCAACCTCAGTGAACTTCCTGGGGTTTTTTATACAAAGTATTGCTGAATGTCAAGCGTTGCATTTGTATTCGTGTAGATACCGTTTGTTCGACTTGCTACTTGTTTTTCTTACgcagaaagattttttaaaaaccccaTGAGACATGCTTTAAGCAAACCAGtgctcagatttttttgtggatttttttttttatctcttaatAACATATAGCTCTCCATATTCCTGCAGTACTATACGAGAACATTTGCAAGCACTGATctacaaaaaaaccaaaaaataaacaggagcAAGTTGTTCCAAATCTCATATTTGAACACTTGCTAAAAAACGAAAGTAGAATAAAAAGATAGATTAGCTTAATCCGGATTTTTTCTAGCTGTTTTGTCGCAAACCTTTGAACCGTAATCTCCTCCACTAGCTTTAACGCTGATAACATGAAGCTGGACGGGACTTTGATATGTAAACACTGTGGCAGAGCTAaatgtacactgcaaaaacactaaatctgaagtatttctgctctagTTTCATGAGCTAATATCtcagcacacttgaaataatacaaaatatataaatggctgttttaagtcaataattccttaatattaatgacaaATCACCAGTTCCAATTGACATATTATTCCATTTATCACATAGGGAAagtgttttaagtgaaataatctgccactttttcatcaatattaacttaaaacaagtttctatatcttactgaaaagttagttgtaagttagttttgtcttatttcaactgtactaagatatttgcactagaagtaaatacttggtgagattttgtgtttttgcagtgcaagaCACACAGACAGTGGAATGGAAAGAAGCAAACAGGGTAACACACTGCTCTCAGTTCAGGGTAAACACacctcattttcatttctaaaagaTAAACTATCattatgataaataaatattctattTAAAATTGACCgataatatttcaatatattgCCGTCATATATTCTGATAATTTTCCCCCCCCCTTCTCATTAAGATAAAGATATCACTatatgtttttggtttgtgCTGTCAttctaaattattataaataattatatatacccgtggaatgtttttttttaaaattattattattattcgtCTAAAGATGGATTCcacctttaaaaatacattttctaaagaGCTGGCAGAGAACTAGACAGAGGATGGAGAAGTACTGTGTGTATgacctaaacacacacacgcaaacacacccTCTGTGATCTCCTCCTGGTACAAATGCTGACACTTGTTGGAATGACTCCGAAAACTAAACATGTATGTGCGCAAGTGTCATCCGTAGCAACAGCTAAAAGGTGCAGAAATGTAAAATGCTGGAACGCTGCACAATGACGAGGAAAAGTCGGACTTTACAGTGGCCAAAATGCAGTGCTCTAAACTGACCCGTTCAAAGTATGTAGGTACTTTTAAACACAGTGTATGTGGGTAAAACATTTAACCATACATAGGTGCATCTCggtaaatcagaaaataatcagaaaatcgcgaatttgttgtgttttttttttcctttccactcaactttccattggCTGGAACATCCTTGAACGGCCAGTTTCTGCTGGAAACCGTTAAATCAGCA
It encodes the following:
- the rpia gene encoding ribose-5-phosphate isomerase, with translation MTLQRRVFLRKLTAAAPAASSSSSSSPPSSLCCRTHVLRFSQSAAVNMAEEAKKLAAYSAVDNNVQNNQVVGVGSGSTIVYAVDRLAERVRQEKLNIVCVPTSFQARQLILQHGLALSDLERHPELDVAIDGADEVDAELTLIKGGGGCLTQEKIVAGNSKCFVIIADYRKDSRALGEQWRKGVPIEVIPMAYVPVSRVIAKRFGGEVNLRMAVSKAGPVVTDNSNFILDWKFEHVQNWSEVNTAIKMIPGVVETGLFVNMAERAYFGMEDGSVKVRKAPII